In the Victivallis sp. Marseille-Q1083 genome, one interval contains:
- a CDS encoding IS1380 family transposase, whose protein sequence is MTKCNVSIPVFQGPKSRKIEFNFAGGDISSDGGLLFVKEFDRKLGLTRRAGNLLDSFDLRQPGKVEHSYLSMLRQRVFGLVAGHEDLNDHHELRTDPLIQTVVGRDRQLATPSTLCRFENGIDRRACVDLSRLFVEFFIESFSTPPRELILDFDATDDLTYGMQENRFFHGYYDHYCFLPLYVFCGDQLLVAYLRPSKIDAAKHAWAILSLLVKRFRQKWPKVKIIFRGDSGFCRQKMLXRPSKIDAAKHAWAILSLLVKRFRQKWPKVKIIFRGDSGFCRQKMLNWCDKNEVKYIVGLAKNPRLLELSKDLQIKAEALYNETHEKAKLFTQFEYAAGTWKYPRRVIAKAEFNSPGPNNRFIVTNLDDDDGQYLYEKVYCARGEMENRIKEQQLDLFADRTSCHDFAANQFRLLLSSLAYILMERFRALLLTGTQFAEATCGSIRLYLVKIGAIIRRNTRKIYVALSSACPNQELLRLIAAKIIAWE, encoded by the coding sequence ATGACAAAATGTAATGTTTCGATTCCGGTCTTTCAAGGTCCGAAAAGCAGAAAAATTGAATTCAATTTCGCCGGTGGAGATATCAGCAGTGACGGCGGGTTGCTTTTTGTGAAAGAATTCGACCGCAAACTCGGTTTGACCCGGCGCGCCGGTAACCTGCTGGATTCTTTTGATCTTCGACAGCCCGGAAAAGTTGAGCATTCCTATCTGAGCATGCTTCGTCAACGAGTTTTTGGTTTGGTTGCCGGCCATGAAGATCTCAATGACCATCATGAATTGCGAACTGATCCGCTGATTCAAACTGTTGTCGGTCGTGATCGTCAACTCGCCACTCCAAGCACTTTATGTCGATTCGAAAATGGAATCGATCGTCGTGCTTGCGTAGATTTGAGCCGATTGTTTGTCGAATTCTTTATCGAAAGTTTTTCCACGCCGCCTCGAGAATTGATTCTTGATTTCGATGCTACCGATGACCTCACTTACGGGATGCAGGAAAATCGCTTTTTTCATGGCTATTATGACCACTATTGCTTTTTGCCGTTGTATGTTTTCTGCGGGGATCAATTGCTTGTGGCTTATTTGCGTCCATCAAAAATTGATGCGGCCAAGCATGCCTGGGCGATTCTCTCGCTACTGGTAAAGCGCTTTCGGCAGAAATGGCCGAAGGTTAAGATTATTTTCCGGGGAGACAGTGGCTTTTGTCGGCAGAAAATGCTGAANCGTCCATCAAAAATTGATGCGGCCAAGCATGCCTGGGCGATTCTCTCGCTACTGGTAAAGCGCTTTCGGCAGAAATGGCCGAAGGTTAAGATTATTTTCCGGGGAGACAGTGGCTTTTGTCGGCAGAAAATGCTGAATTGGTGTGATAAAAATGAGGTCAAATATATTGTCGGATTGGCGAAAAATCCACGTTTGCTGGAATTATCAAAAGATCTTCAAATCAAAGCGGAAGCACTTTACAACGAAACACATGAAAAAGCAAAACTGTTTACTCAGTTCGAATATGCGGCAGGAACTTGGAAATACCCGCGTCGGGTGATTGCCAAAGCGGAATTCAACTCCCCCGGACCGAATAATCGTTTTATCGTCACCAATCTTGATGATGATGATGGACAATATCTTTATGAAAAAGTCTATTGCGCCCGAGGTGAGATGGAAAACAGGATCAAGGAACAGCAGCTGGATCTTTTCGCTGATCGGACGAGCTGCCATGACTTTGCGGCAAATCAATTCCGGCTTCTGCTTTCAAGTTTGGCTTATATTCTCATGGAACGGTTTCGGGCATTGTTGTTGACAGGAACTCAATTTGCCGAGGCTACCTGCGGCAGCATTCGCTTATACCTGGTGAAAATCGGTGCCATTATTCGGCGGAATACCAGAAAAATTTATGTTGCTCTTTCAAGTGCTTGTCCAAATCAGGAACTCCTCCGCTTGATCGCTGCGAAAATCATCGCTTGGGAATAA
- a CDS encoding transposase, with protein sequence MMTSFVGVDLHRNNFTYCIRVNGEERKIGKCEITELKGFAAMLGPNTAMAVEATGNTFMFCSSLKAHVGRLVVVNPSQFKVISMSTKKTDKHDAKVLAEFLEKDMLPEVRVKDDLQAKISSLTQTREKLVQLRTVLKNKVNNLLA encoded by the coding sequence ATGATGACAAGTTTTGTTGGAGTGGATTTGCACCGGAACAATTTTACTTATTGCATCCGGGTAAATGGGGAAGAACGGAAAATCGGCAAGTGTGAGATTACCGAACTGAAGGGCTTTGCCGCAATGCTCGGTCCGAACACGGCGATGGCGGTGGAGGCGACCGGAAATACGTTCATGTTTTGCAGCTCGCTGAAAGCTCATGTCGGGCGACTGGTGGTGGTGAATCCATCACAGTTCAAAGTCATCAGCATGTCCACCAAAAAGACGGACAAACATGACGCAAAAGTGTTGGCGGAGTTCCTGGAAAAGGATATGCTTCCGGAGGTAAGAGTGAAAGACGATTTGCAGGCGAAAATTTCAAGTCTGACGCAGACCAGGGAAAAACTGGTTCAGTTGCGTACCGTATTGAAAAACAAAGTCAACAATCTGTTAGCCTGA
- a CDS encoding transposase translates to MQRPSVFTLAAGYEELNAHHELRNDPLVQAVIGRDRQLATPNTLCRFENGIERQACIELSRLFVEFFFKQKQFIIKPMKK, encoded by the coding sequence ATGCAGCGTCCAAGCGTTTTTACACTGGCTGCGGGCTATGAAGAACTCAATGCCCATCATGAATTGCGAAACGATCCATTGGTTCAGGCCGTTATCGGCCGAGACCGACAGCTCGCCACTCCGAACACTTTGTGTCGATTTGAAAACGGAATTGAACGTCAGGCCTGCATCGAACTGAGCCGATTGTTTGTCGAATTCTTCTTCAAGCAGAAACAATTTATAATCAAACCCATGAAAAAGTGA
- a CDS encoding ComF family protein — protein sequence MVKLLQQLPAFFWRTAVMPLAVFPCPGCGSAAGRGRNSFCADCRKLLPPIAEPHCPGCGGRLDGILQCCSKCVNIGPRPWREAYAGLEFRGYARDLLLRFKYSNVPELAHPFAELLAEYHPEAAQAADGLVPIPLHYLRYWKRSYNQAELLARELGRHWHLPVLPVLRRVRPVLRQAGLTREQRLSNLKGAFRLRRRPDLAGRRLLVIDDVFTTGATLTAAVKLLQSAGAAEIRVLTLARR from the coding sequence ATGGTGAAATTACTACAGCAATTGCCGGCTTTCTTCTGGCGGACGGCAGTCATGCCGCTGGCGGTATTTCCCTGCCCGGGCTGCGGCAGCGCCGCCGGCCGAGGGCGCAATTCCTTTTGCGCCGATTGCCGGAAGTTGCTGCCGCCGATTGCGGAACCGCATTGTCCGGGATGCGGCGGGCGGCTGGACGGCATTCTGCAATGCTGCAGCAAATGTGTCAATATCGGACCGCGGCCGTGGCGGGAAGCCTATGCCGGTCTGGAATTTCGCGGCTACGCCCGCGATCTGTTGTTGCGATTCAAATACAGCAATGTGCCGGAACTGGCGCATCCCTTCGCCGAATTGCTGGCCGAATATCACCCGGAAGCCGCCCAGGCGGCAGACGGTCTGGTTCCGATACCGTTACATTACCTGCGCTACTGGAAGCGTTCTTATAACCAGGCGGAATTGCTGGCGCGGGAACTGGGACGGCATTGGCATTTGCCGGTGCTGCCGGTCCTGCGCCGGGTCAGGCCGGTTCTGCGGCAGGCCGGTTTGACCAGGGAACAGCGGTTGTCCAATCTGAAAGGCGCCTTCCGGTTGCGCCGCCGTCCCGACCTCGCCGGGCGCCGGCTGCTGGTCATCGACGATGTCTTCACCACCGGCGCGACATTGACTGCGGCCGTCAAGTTGCTGCAAAGTGCCGGAGCGGCGGAAATCCGGGTCCTCACTCTCGCCCGGCGCTGA